A stretch of bacterium DNA encodes these proteins:
- a CDS encoding ribonuclease HI family protein translates to MKKLIAYIDGASKGNPGKASLGFLIQDNTGKVLKESGASIGNATCNIAEYMALIAALIDCLEFECTELEIRSDSQLLIKQMQGSYKVKDEWLKKMNLIAERLVKRYKKVDFIHIPREENKQADKLANSHIETSLL, encoded by the coding sequence ATGAAAAAACTTATAGCGTATATAGATGGTGCCTCTAAAGGAAATCCTGGCAAAGCGTCGTTAGGGTTTCTCATTCAAGATAATACAGGTAAAGTATTAAAAGAATCAGGAGCGTCTATTGGGAACGCAACGTGTAATATAGCAGAATATATGGCACTAATCGCTGCTCTGATAGATTGCTTAGAGTTTGAATGTACGGAACTTGAAATACGTAGTGATAGTCAATTACTCATTAAACAGATGCAAGGAAGTTACAAGGTTAAAGATGAGTGGTTAAAAAAAATGAATCTTATAGCAGAACGACTTGTAAAACGTTATAAGAAAGTAGATTTTATACATATCCCAAGAGAAGAGAACAAGCAAGCAGATAAACTTGCAAATTCTCATATTGAAACATCTCTTCTATAA